In one window of Clavelina lepadiformis chromosome 4, kaClaLepa1.1, whole genome shotgun sequence DNA:
- the LOC143452840 gene encoding uncharacterized protein LOC143452840 → MSWNGLCSEIRNLGGHSIVYVYIRTAGNIWGEDLASERYKKLSIFELFTVLNSNGSSFRLRGEEFRPAAIMNNVITFEGATGSLAFAKNPKSALVVCGSAGSSNQCRCGVEYGLLYLQALRKV, encoded by the exons ATGTCTTGGAACGGTTTGTGCTCGGAAATTAGAAACCTTGGAGGCCATTcaattgtttatgtttatataAGGACAGCGGGAAACATCTGGGGGGAGGATTTGGCGTCGGAAAGATATAAAAAACTTTCA ATTTTCGAACTTTTCACCGTCCTCAATTCCAATGGTTCGAGCTTTCGGCTTCGTGGGGAGGAATTCCGACCTGCAGCGATTATGAACAACGTAATCACTTTCGAGGGGGCGACAGGTTCTCTCGCTTTTGCAAAGAACCCCAAAT CTGCCTTGGTTGTGTGTGGTTCTGCAGGTTCTAGCAACCAATGTCGATGTGGGGTGGAATACGGATTGCTGTATCTCCAGGCACTTCGAAAAGTGTGA
- the LOC143452692 gene encoding uncharacterized protein LOC143452692 produces the protein MLENFNRTKIVKQILNKIRRYLSSVEMNWDAVCFHVAHVAGRPLVDYAFIGTPVSVLGQHRLSPNFERLTGPEIATIANSNGSNFRLRNELYQLVEHNKGVFYYESRTRSLAYAQCLNVFLIVCANGSAYIQCKNAMDCGLIYLITAGRI, from the exons AtgttagaaaatttcaatagaacaaaaattgttaaacagaTATTAAATAAGATAAGACGGTATTTGTCGAGCGTTGAAATGAATTGGGATGCTGTTTGCTTTCATGTTGCGCATGTTGCTGGAAGACCCTTGGTCGATTATGCATTTATAGGCACACCGGTGTCTGTGTTGGGCCAACATCGATTGTCTCCAAACTTCGAAAGACTTACa GGTCCCGAAATTGCCACTATTGCAAACTCCAATGGTTCAAACTTTCGGCTTCGTAACGAATTATATCAACTTGTGGAGCATAATAAAGGCGTCTTCTACTATGAAAGTCGCACAAGGTCCCTTGCCTACGCACAGTGCCTAAACG TGTTTTTAATTGTATGCGCTAACGGGAGTGCTTACATCCAATGCAAAAATGCCATGGATTGCGGACTCATCTATTTAATAACTGCTGGACGAATCTGA
- the LOC143452837 gene encoding GPI-anchor transamidase component GPAA1-like isoform X3, whose protein sequence is MISLLQSIGLEVHQQKFAFREDFINQPEEFQLKNGTNIYGFMRAPRSAGTESVVINIPLFHSQPNYAVGIALALAKQMRGEMHWAKDIVFLFTEHGSYGAQAWLDAYHGTPSFHIAADPLTSHAGSIQAAIVMEMKDKSFTYINLKLEGYNGQLPNMDLSNLAVRLFKLHEILASVNYQFHPYDPSTMDGFKSFLKTTLKMMKQLSTGMSSGNHGDFLRYNIEAITLEGIRSKQHPNRDLLALHRILEGICRSLNNLLERFHQSFFFYLLPSTERYISIGMYMPCLGLVLLAPLLKALSMLVRSEITDSDVTEEQSDDQKENIDDILQDVGSKYFEETVQTPTTQWNSVVQMMILCHVAGYLLFRSPSFTPVWSSMFSLTFTTSFIFLLVTVHLAALVFMELHSQHFFSFTQEGAKNFRVASLLHAAIAVGVISIMNFSLGFIVSLFLVPVVTFIQTREGWLKYLQKLSLIIISLPLIHFYTHHAYEVVQIYNFHLTNRSWLFPAASLVYFPMWLQLWGITCCSKHVEIAN, encoded by the exons ATGATATCACTGCTGCAAAGCATTGGCCTCGAAGTGCATCAACAGAAGTTTGCTTTTCGTGAAGATTTTATCAACCAACCAGAG GAATTCCAGTTGAAGAATGGGACAAATATTTATGGATTTATGCGAGCTCCACGAAGTGCCGGTACTGAGTCTGTCGTCATCAACATTCCTTTGTTTCACAGCCAACCAAATTATGCAGTTGGTATAGCGCTGGCTCTTGCTAAACAAATGAGAG GTGAGATGCATTGGGCCAAAgatattgtatttttgttcaCGGAACACGGCTCGTACGGTGCTCAGGCCTGGTTAGATGCTTACCATGGCACACCCTCTTTCCATATTGCTGCCGATCCATTGACATCTCATGCTGGCTCCATCCAAGCTGCGATTGTCATGGAAATGAAA GATAAGTCTTTCACTTACATTAATTTGAAGTTAGAGGGGTATAATGGCCAGTTGCCAAATATGGATCTTTCTAATCTCGCCGTGAGACTTTTTAAACTCCATGAGATTCTTGCATCTGTCAATTACCAG tttcacCCGTATGATCCAAGCACAATGGATGgctttaaaagttttctcaAAACTACGCTTAAAATGATGAAGCAACTGTCCACAGGCATGTCCAGTGGAAACCACGGTGACTTTCTTCGCTACAACATAGAAGCCATCACCCTTGAAGGAATCCGCTCCAAACAACATCCCAATAGGGATCTACTCGCACTGCACAG AATTTTAGAAGGAATTTGTCGAAGTTTGAACAATCTGTTGGAACGTTTTCACCAATCTTTCTTCTTCTACTTACTCCCTTCCACTGAACGTTACATCTCAATAGGAATGTATATGCCATGTCTAGGCCTCGTTCTACTTGCACCCTTGCTCAAA GCTCTTTCCATGCTGGTAAGATCTGAAATAACCGATAGTGATGTAACAGAGGAACAATCTGATGAccagaaagaaaatattgacGATATTCTGCAAGATGTGGGctcgaaatattttgaagaaacTGTG CAAACACCAACAACTCAATGGAACTCAGTCGTACAAATGATGATTCTTTGTCACGTGGCTGGCTATTTGCTGTTCCGATCGCCTTCCTTCACTCCTGTGTGGTCGAGTATGTTTTCTTTGACTTTCACCACAAGTTTCATTTTTCTCCTGGTCACTGTGCATCTGGCTGCTCTTGTTTTCATGGAGCTTCACTCCCAGCACTTTTTCAG ttttacgCAAGAAGGTGCCAAAAACTTCAGAGTCGCAAGCTTGCTGCATGCCGCTATTGCCGTCGGTGTCATATCAATCATGAATTTCTCACTTGGTTTTATTGTTTCACTTTTCTTGGTACCGGTCGTAACATTCATTCAGACTCGTGAAGGATG GctcaaatatttgcaaaaactcTCGCTGATTATAATTTCCCTCCCGCTCATCCATTTTTACACCCACCATGCTTACGAAGTAGTGCAAATATACAACTTTCACCTGACCAACCGATCTTGGCTTTTCCCCGCCGCATCTCTTGTATATTTTCCGATGTGGTTGCAGTTGTGGGGAATCACCTGCTGTTCAAAACATGTTGAAATTGCGAATTAA